The Streptomyces sp. 11x1 genomic sequence GATCCGGCCGTACGTCCTGGAGACCAGCGCGGCCAACCCGATCACCGGCACCTGGACCGAGAAGGGCCGGATCGCCCTTCCGCTGGACACGTTCTCGCTGGACGCCACCACCTTCACGGTGGGCGGCACCCGCTACCTCAGCTGGGCGCAGAACGACCCGGCGGTGGGCACCGGCACCAACCTGTACCTGGCGAGGATGTCCAACCCCTGGACCATCAGCGGCAGTCCGGTGATGATCTCCAAGCCGGAGTACTCCTGGGAGACCGTCGGTCACCGGGTGAACGAGGGCCCGGCCGTCATCCAGCGGAACGGCAAGGTCTTCATGGCCTACTCGGCCAGCGCCACCGACGCCAACTACTGCCTGGGACTGCTGACCGCCTCCGACACGGCCGACCTCATGAACCCGGCGTCCTGGGCGAAGACCTCCACGCCGGTCTTCAAGAGCAACGCAAACACCGGCCAGTACGGCCCCGGCCACAACACCTTCACCACGTCCGAGGACGGAAAGTCCGACATCCTCGTCTACCACGACCGCAACTACAAGGACATCAGCGGCGACCCGCTCAACGACCCCAACCGCCGTACCCGCTACCAGAAGCTGTACTGGAACGCCGACGGCACGCCCAACTTCGGCATCCCCGTCGCCGACGGCGCGACGCCGGTCCGGCTCTCCTCGTTCAACTTCCCGGGCAAGTTCATCCGGCACTGGGAGTACCGCGCCAAGCTGGAGAGCGACGTCACCAACCTCGCCGACTCGCAGTTCCGGATCGTCACCGGGCTGACGGGCAGCGGCACGGTCTCGCTGGAGTCGGCGAACTTCCCCGGCTACTACCTCCGCCACAAGAACAACGAGCTCTGGGTGGAGAAGGACGACGGCACGGCCCTGTTCGACGCGGACGCGTCCTTCTTCCAGCGGGCCGGCCTCGCCGACACCGCGGCCGGGGTCTCGTACGAGTCGTTCAACTTCCCCGGCCGCTACATCCGCCACTACAACAACCTGCTCCACACCCAGCCGGTCAGCACGACCCTCGACCGTCAGGACGCCACGTTCTACAAGGAGTAGCAGGAGTAGAAGGAGTGGTCAGGCATGCGCTAGCCGAGTAAAGAACGAGGTTCACTCCGGCGGGGTGACCCGCACCAGGCCCGACTGGTACGCCATCACGACCAGTTGGGCCCGGTCGCGGGCACCCAGTTTCGTCATCGCCCGGTGGACATGGGTCCGTACCGTCAGCGGGCTCACATACAGCTTCTCGGCGATCTCGTCGTTGGAGTGGCCCTCGGCCGCCAGGGACATGACCTCCCGCTCACGCGTGGTCAGGATGGTCAGCCGGTCGGGGGCGGCGAGCCGGTTGCCGGGGGTGGGGGTGGCGAGGAAACGCGTGATGAGGGTCCGGGTGGCGGCGGGGGAGAGCAGCGTGTCGCCGGCGGCCACCGTGCGGATGCCGTCGAGGAGCGCGTCGGCGGTGACGTCCTTGCCGAGGAAGCCGCTGGCGCCGGAGCGCAGCGCCTGGGCCACGTACTCGTCGATCTCGAACGTCGTGAGGATCAGGACACGGGTGTCGGCCAGCTCCTCGTCGGCGCAGATCACGGCGGTCGCGGTGAGCCCGTCCGTGCCGGGCATCCGGATGTCCATGAGGACCACGTCGGGGCGGTGCACCCGGACCAGGTCGACCGCCTCCCGGCCGTCGGTGGCCTCGGCGACCACCTCCAGGTCCGGGCAGGAGTCGATGAGGATCCGGAAGGTGGCCCGCAGCAGGGCCTGGTCGTCGGCGAGCAGGACGCGAATGGTCATGGGCGTTGCGTTTCTTCCACTGCTCGTGGGCGGCTAGTTCCGCTGTTCAGGGGCCGGGGCCGGCACCGGGGCTGTGGCGCGAGAGGGGTACGGCCGTAGTGGCAGGTCGGTGGTGACCTCGAAGCCACCCTCGGGGCGGTGACCCGCGCTCAGACAGCCCCCGACGGACTGGGCCCGCTCCCGCATGCCGATGAGGCCGAAACCACGGCCGGGCTCGGACGTGCCCCGCGGTGACGTGCCCCGCGGGCGCGGTGTGCCGTCGTCGGTGACCGTGATCGTCAGGTGCGCCTCCTCGTACACGAGGCGGACTCGTGCCGCGTCCACGGCGGCGTGCTTGCTGACGTTGGTGAGGGCCTCCTGCACGATCCTGTACGCCGTCAGGTCCACACCGGGGTCCAGCGGCCCCGGGACGCCGTCCGTGGTGACGGTGACCGTGAGACCGGCGGACTCGCAGGCCGCCGTCAGCTCGGGGAGTTGGTGGAGACCGGGGGTGGGGGCCAGCGGCGCCTCGGGGTCGTCGGGCCGGCGCAGCACCCCGACCGTGCCCTTCAGCTCGCGCAGCGCCGCCGACGTGGTGGCCGTCAGCTCGGTGAGGATGCGGTGGGCCTGCTCGGGGTCGGTACGGGTGAGGTGCGCGGCGGTTCCCGCCTGGGCGTTGGCGAGGGCCAGGTGGTGGGCGACCACGTCGTGCAGATCCCGGGCGATGCGCATCCGTTCCTCGGTGACCCTGAGCCGTGCCTCCTCCTCCCGGGTGCGTTCGGCGTGCTCGGCGCGGGCCTGCACCGACTTCAGATAGGCCCGCCGCACCAGCGTGCCCCGGCCGGCGGCCAGGGGGAGCAGCAGCCAGAAGATGGGACCGATCGTCCTGAGCACCAGCGAGAGGTGCTCCATGGAGTCGGCGAACACGGCCGCGACGTTCATCACCACGATGGTGGTGCAGCCGTAGACGCGGGTGGTTCTGCGGTCGGTGAGCGTGGCCAGCCAGTAGAGCGCCGCCATGAGCGGGGCGAGCAGCAGGGGGGTGAGCAGATAGCCGAGGGCGACGGCGACCGTCGTGCAGATAGCGGTCACGACGAGGGCGGCGCGCGGGTGGGTGCGGTGCTTGAGCAGCGCGAGGCAGGACACACCCATGAGGGCCACCCCGACCCTGTCCTGGTCCGGCGGTTCGGCGCCGGGCAGGGTGAGCGCGCTGCCGAGGGTGGCGCAGCCCATCAGCGCGAGGGCCAGGACCAGGTCGACGAGGTGGGCGTAACGGCCGTAGAAGTCCCCCAGACGGTCCGCGGTGTGCCGCTCCAGGGCGGTGCTCATCGGGGCTCCGGCCGAACAGTGCCCGTCGGGGGCTCCGGCCGAACGGTGCTCATCGGGGACTCCGCAGGGTGGTGCTCATCGGGACTCCGCAGAGTGGTCATCGGGGCTCCGGTCGGTGGGCGGGGACCATGGTGGTGTCCCCCTCGATGGTCGTCGACTTCGGCGGGAACGCCCCCGAGGGCCTCCCGTGTCCTTCGCCACGGACGGCCCCCCGTGGGGGTGGGGCGGTCGGATCAGGCGCGGGTCACTTCCAGCTCAGCCGTGTCGGCCGGGGCGGGCAGCTCCGTGTCGGCGCGGCGGGTCAGCGCCTCACCCTCCACATCGACGTGCGGCAGCGCACGGTCCAGCCACTTCGGCAGCCACCACGCCCTGTCACCGAGCAACGCCAGCACGGCCGGCACGATCGCCATCCGTACGACGAACGCGTCGAACAGGACCGCGGAGGCCAGCCCGAACCCGATCATCTTGATCATGGAGTCGCTCTCGCCGATGAACCCGGCGAACACCGCGATCATGATCAGGGCGGCGGCCGCGACCACCCGGGCGCTGTGCCGGAAGCCACTGGTGATCGCCTCGTCGGCCCGGTCGCCGTGGACGTACGCCTCGCGCATCCGGGAGACCAGGAACACCTCGTAGTCCATCGCCAGACCGAACACGATGCCCACCAGGAAGATCGGCATCAGGCTCATGATCGGGCCGGTCTGCTCCACGCCCAGGAGCTCCGCGCCGTGGCCCTGCTGGAAGACCAGGACGACCACACCGAGCGAGGCGAGCACCGACAGCAGGAAGCCGGCGGCCGCCTTGAGCGGGACCAGCAGGGAGCGGAAGACGACCAGCAGCAGGATGACCGCCAGGCCGACCACGACCAGCAGATACGGGACCAGCGCGGACTGCACCTTGTCGGAGATGTCGATGTTCAGCGCGGTGGTGCCGGTGACCTCGAACGTGGCGCCCGTCTCGGACTCCAGGCCGGGCCGCTCGTCGCGGATGGTGGTCACCAGGTCCTTGGTCTTCTCGTCGGTCGGCGCGGTGGCGGGCACCGCCGAGAAGACGGCCGTGTCACCGGCCTCGTTGAAGCGCGCGGGGGAGACGGACACGACCCCCTCGGTGGCGCCGATCTCCTTCATGATCGTGTCGGCGGCACCCTTGGCGTCGTCGGTCCCCTCGGCGTCCACGACGATCGTCAGCGGCCCGTTGAAGCCGGGCCCGAAACCCTCGGCGAGCGCGTCGTAGGCCCGGCGCTCGGTGGTCGAGGTCGACTTGGCCTCGTCGCCGGGCATGCCCAGCTGGAGGTCGGTCATCGGGACGGCGAGCGCGCCGAGGCCGACGACGCCGAGGACCAGCACGGGGAGCGGACGGCGCAGCACGAACCGCGACCAGCGGGTGCCGCCGTTGTCCGCGGGGCTCTCCTCGATCCGGCCGCTCCTGCGCGCCTTGCGGGCCAGCACCGCGTTCGGCCAGCAGCCGAGGACGGCCGGCACCAGGGTCAGCGCGATCAGCACGGCCACGACGACGGCGCCCGCCGCGGCCAGCCCCATCTTGGTCAGCATCGGGATGCCGACCACGGACAGTCCGGCCAGCGCGATGACGACGGTGAGTCCGGCGAACACGACCGCCGACCCGGCGGTGCCGGTGGCGAGGGCGGTCGCCTCCTCGGGCGAACGGCCCTTGGCGCGCTCCTCGCGGTAGCGGGAGACGACGAACAGGGCGTAGTCGATGCCGACCGCGAGGCCCAGCATCATCGCGAGGGTGCCCGTCGTGGTGGACAGGCCGAACGCCTCGGACAGGGCGAGGACCGAGGCCATGCTGAAGGCGACGCCGACCAGCGCGGTCAGCAGCGGCAGTCCGGCGGCGGCCAGCGACCCGAAGGTGACCAGCAGCACGACGGAGGCGATGGCGACACCGATCACCTCGGCCGCGCCGCCCGCGCCGCCCTGCTCGTCCATCGCGGTCCCGCCGGCCTCGACGGTCAGCCCCGAGTCCTGCGCCGCGTGGAGCGCGCCCTCCAGGTGGGTCCTGCTCGCGTCGGTGAGGTCGTTCGCGGTCACCTTGTACGTGACCGTCGCGTACGCCGTGGTGCCGTCCTTGCTGACCGCCCCCGCCCGGAAGGGGTCGACGGCGCTCGCGACCTGGGAACCGTCGGCCAGATCCGCCACCGTCTCCTCGACGGCCTTCTTGTTCTCGGCGCCGGTGACCTTCTCGCCGCTCGGGGCGACGAACACGACCCGGGCGGTGGCGCCGTCCGCGGTGACCCCCGGGAAGCGCTGTTCCATCAGGTCGAACGCCTTCTGGGACTCGATGCCCGGCATGGAGAACTCCTCGTCGGAGGCTCCCGGGGCCTTGAGGGCGCCGACACCGACGGCGCCCAGTACCGCCAGCCACATCACTATGACGTACCAGCGTTTGCGGAAGGCCAGCCGGCCCAGCCGATGAAGGAAGGTTGCCATGGGTCGCAGGTCTCCACGTCAGAGGTCTCGGATGTCAGCCAAGACTCCCGTCGCGGCCCCTGTCCCGTCGTCGTGCGGCTGCCGACAATCGCGGGTACTCAGAACGCAGTACGACACCGTCGCCGGGTCACCCCGGGGTATGACCGGGGGACGGCAGGGGGAGGACGTACCGTCGGCCCACCTGGTGCGCCTACATGGTGTGCAGGGTGTCGCGGGAGGCCCTGATGAAGACCTTCAGCGCGTCCCAGAACGGCGTGTAGCAGGCGTCGAAGCGCGCCACGGCACCGGTGTCGCCCTCGATCATCGCCTCGATCGCCTTGTGGAAGGGGTTCGTCGTCCGCCGGACGGCGTTGGCGAGGTCGGCGACCTCCTCGGGCCCCTCCAGCGAGACGATCCAGGTGAGATTGCGCAGCGTGGCGTACTCGTCCCGCTGCTGCTCACGCAGCCGCCGCAGCTCCTCCACCTGCTCCGGGTCGAGCCCGCCCTCGGCGCCCCGGACCACGTCGGACACCTTCCAGTGCACGTCGTTCAGCCGCTGCGCCTGCTCGATGAACCCGGCGTACGCCGTCCGCCGCGCCTGCCGCAGCCGCTCCACCCGTTGCGCGCCCGCCGTCGTGTCCGCCTGGATGCGTGCCGCCCGCGCGGTCCCCCGGCTCGTCACCCAGCTCGCCAGCACGGCCGTGGCGGCGGTGAGCGCGGCGATCCAGAACGCGTTGTCAGCCATGGCGGGGGCCCAGCGAGCGTGCGGTGACCCCGGCCAGATGGGCGTCGAAGACCGCGCGGGCGTCCGGGGTCAGGGTGCGCAGCGCCACCAGAGCCGTGATGACGACGTCGCACAGCTCCGACTGGACGTCGTCCCAGGTGTGGGTGGTGCCCTTGCGCGGGTTCTGCCCGGTCGCGCCGATCACCGCCTGCGCGACCTCGCCGACCTCCTCCTGGAGCTTCAACATCCGCAGCAGCAGGCCCTCTTGGCCGCCGTAGGGCTGGTCCGCCTCCAGCCAGGCGTACAGGCGGGTGACGGACCGCCAGAGGTCGTCGGGGGCGTGGGGATGCCGGGGATGCTCGCTCATGGCCGCAGCTTGTCACGCCCCTCTGACAGCCGAGGTCACTCTTCGAACAGCGCCTCCTGCTCGCCCTCCTTCTCCTTGCGCACCCGCTGGTTGCGCAGGCCCACGACCACCGCGGTGACCGCGGCCGTGCCGGCGAGCGCCGCCGGGACCATCCAGCCCCGGTCGACGACATGGCGGAGCGCGTGGTCCAGGGAGAGCCGACCGGGCCCGGCGACGGCGAGGCCCGCGGCGGCCAGGCCCAGGGTCGCGGCGTACTCGTAACCGCCCTCGGTGTTGAAGAACCCGTTGGGCGTGTGGATCGCGGCCGCGCCGCCCATCGCGCCCGCCGCGGCCGCACCGGCCGCGGGCGTCGCGAGCCCCAGCGCGAGCAGCGCGCCGCCGCCCGTCTCGGCGAGGCCGGCGGCGGTGGCGCTCGCCTTGCCGGGCGCGTACCCGACGGACTCCATGAAGGCGCCGGTGCCCTCGATGCCGTGTCCGCCGAACCAGCCGAACAGCTTCTGCGTCCCGTGCGCGGCGAGCACACCACCCGTGCTCAGCCGCAGGAGCAGCAGTCCCAGATCACGTCGGTCGAATGAGGTCATGAGCACTCCCGGGCAGCCGGTACGTAGGGTCCCCTCCCGCGTATCCACCGTCGCACCGACCACACCCGCCCGACCCGTGCGGGCCGCCGTTCGGGTGGCCCCGGATCCGCCGTGCGCCTCCGGTGGCGCGCCCCCGGGAACGGTGTGAGGCTGGCCGCCATGACGATCGCACCCGCCAAACTCAGCGACCCGGCCGTCCGGGCCTTCGTCGCCGCGGTGAACGCCCATGACGAGGACGCCTTCTTCGCGCTCCTCACGGAGGACGCGACGATGTCGGACGACGGCTCCGACCGCGACCTCGCGGACTGGACCGACCGGGAGATCTTCTCCTCCCACGGCCACATCGAGGTCCAGCGCGAATCCGCGGGCGGCCGGGCGCTGGTCGCCAACTACCGCAACGACACCTGGGGCGAGATGCGCACCGCGTGGCGCTTCACGGTGTCGGAGGACGGCAGGATCAGCCGGTTCGAGACGGGCCAGGCGTAACGTCCTGGAGGGACCGCACGGTCGAGGGCATTGGGGCCTTGCGTTCGTGTGCACTCCAACTTCTAACGTCCCTGGGCATGGAGACGACCTCGCACACGAGCGCGACCTCGCACACGAGCACGACCGCCGAAACGCACCCGCAGCCCCACACCCACACCCGCTCGCTCGGTCGCAGCGGTATCCAGGTCAGCGCCCTCGGCTTCGGCTGTTGGGCGATCGGCGGTGAGTGGCAGGACACCGACGGGCAGCCGCTGGGCTGGGGCAAGGTCGACGACGAGGAGTCCGTACGGGCGGTCCGCCGCGCCCTCGACCTCGGTGTCACCTTCTTCGACACGGCCGACACCTACGGCGCGGGCCACAGCGAGCGCGTCCTCGGCCGGGCCCTCGGCAGGCGCCGCGCGGACGTCGTCGTGGCCACCAAGTGGGGCAACCTCTTCGACGAGGCCACCCGCACCCGCACCGGCCAGGACGACACCCCGGCCCACGCCCGCCGGGCCCTCACCGCGTCCCTCGACCGTCTCGGCACCGACCACGTCGACCTGTATCAGCTGCACCTCTCCGACGCCGAACCCGAGCGGGCCGCCGAACTCCGCGACAGCTGTGAGGAGTTCGTGCGGGAGGGTCTGATCCGGGCGTACGCCTGGAGCACCGACGACCCGGACCGCGCGGCCGTGTTCGCGGAGGGGCCGCACTGCGCGGCCGTGCAGCACCGCCTGAACATCCTCCAGGACGCGCCCGAACTCCTGGCCCTGTGCGAGCGGTTCGAGCTCGCGAGCATCAACCGCAGCCCCCTGGCCATGGGTCTGCTCACCGGCAAGCACACCGGTGGGCGTGCCCTGGAGGCCGGTGACATCCGCAGTACGCCGCCGGCCTGGCTGCCCGGCTTCAGCGCGGACGGCGGCGCGGACCCGGAGTGGCTCGGCCGGGTCGAGGCACTGCGCGAGGTCCTCACGAGCGAGGGGCGCACGCTCGCGCAGGGGGCCCTCGCCTGGATCTGGGCCCGCAGCCCCCGGACCGTGCCCATCCCCGGCTTCCGCTCGGTCGCCCAGGCCGAGGAGAACGCGGGCGCCCTCGCGAAGGGCCCGCTCACCGCGGCCCAGGTGACGGAGATCGACCGGCTCCTGGGGAGGTGAGAGCCGGTGCCCGAATCGCTCGGCGCCGGGCCAGGCCCGCCCGGCGCTCCGCACGCGGTACGGGAGGGCCGGGCAGCGGGCATCGGCCCCGAGCGGGCGGCGATCCGGACCGCCGCCGACTGACGACGACGCGTGCCACGGCGGATGAGGCCCTGGCACGCCGGGCGGCCAGTGGCCTGGCCCTGCACCGCGCCCTGCGCGGCTCCAGGTCCAGGATGACCGCCGCGCCCCCGGGCGCCACGGCCCGGACGTGTGGGCAGCCGCTCCGTGCTCCGGTGCTCACCTCGCGGTCCCACGCGAGGTCCGCCCCCTTCCGGACCGCGGAACGGCTGCCACCTCCCCCTCGGGTTGGCCACGGAAGCCGCCGCCTCCAAGTGTGAAGCTCTCGTGGAGACGCGTCCTGAGCATATGACTGTCACGTGCTCTTATGGACCGGAGCATCAGCTTCCGTTTGTGTAAGTTGAGCCGTGGACGAGTGTCTCGGGCCTCGCGTCGCCTCTCTCAGCCCCGCCCCACGTACGGCATCGCCGTCGCCATCACCGTCGCGAACTGCACATTCGCCTCCAGCGGCAGCTCCGCCATGTGTCGCACGGTCCGGGCCACGTCGGCCACGTCCATCACCGGCTCCGGGGCGAGCTGCCCGTTCGCCTGGAGGACGCCGGCCGGCATGCGCTCGGTCATGTCCGTCGCCGCGTTGCCGATGTCGATCTGGCCGACCGCGATGCCGTACGGCCGCCCGTCCAGCGAGAGCGACTTGGTGAGGCCGGTCAGGGCGTGCTTGGTCGCGGTGTACGCGACGGAGTGCGGGCGGGGGGTGTGCGCGGAGATGGAGCCGTTGTTGATGATCCGCCCGCCCTGCGGGTCCTGCTCCTTCATCTGCCGGTACGCCGCCTGCGCGCACAGGAACGCCCCGTTGAGGTTGGTGTCCACGACGTGCCGCCAGGC encodes the following:
- a CDS encoding family 43 glycosylhydrolase, whose product is MRRLVRRVLVAAAAALAVLTTVTTPAQAAAPASPAVTFTNPIAEQRADPHIYKHTDGYYYFTATVPAYDKIVMRRSTTLQGLATATETTIWTKHASGEMGAHIWAPEIHFIDGKWYVYFAAGASNDIWKIRPYVLETSAANPITGTWTEKGRIALPLDTFSLDATTFTVGGTRYLSWAQNDPAVGTGTNLYLARMSNPWTISGSPVMISKPEYSWETVGHRVNEGPAVIQRNGKVFMAYSASATDANYCLGLLTASDTADLMNPASWAKTSTPVFKSNANTGQYGPGHNTFTTSEDGKSDILVYHDRNYKDISGDPLNDPNRRTRYQKLYWNADGTPNFGIPVADGATPVRLSSFNFPGKFIRHWEYRAKLESDVTNLADSQFRIVTGLTGSGTVSLESANFPGYYLRHKNNELWVEKDDGTALFDADASFFQRAGLADTAAGVSYESFNFPGRYIRHYNNLLHTQPVSTTLDRQDATFYKE
- a CDS encoding response regulator transcription factor, whose amino-acid sequence is MTIRVLLADDQALLRATFRILIDSCPDLEVVAEATDGREAVDLVRVHRPDVVLMDIRMPGTDGLTATAVICADEELADTRVLILTTFEIDEYVAQALRSGASGFLGKDVTADALLDGIRTVAAGDTLLSPAATRTLITRFLATPTPGNRLAAPDRLTILTTREREVMSLAAEGHSNDEIAEKLYVSPLTVRTHVHRAMTKLGARDRAQLVVMAYQSGLVRVTPPE
- a CDS encoding sensor histidine kinase, which produces MSTALERHTADRLGDFYGRYAHLVDLVLALALMGCATLGSALTLPGAEPPDQDRVGVALMGVSCLALLKHRTHPRAALVVTAICTTVAVALGYLLTPLLLAPLMAALYWLATLTDRRTTRVYGCTTIVVMNVAAVFADSMEHLSLVLRTIGPIFWLLLPLAAGRGTLVRRAYLKSVQARAEHAERTREEEARLRVTEERMRIARDLHDVVAHHLALANAQAGTAAHLTRTDPEQAHRILTELTATTSAALRELKGTVGVLRRPDDPEAPLAPTPGLHQLPELTAACESAGLTVTVTTDGVPGPLDPGVDLTAYRIVQEALTNVSKHAAVDAARVRLVYEEAHLTITVTDDGTPRPRGTSPRGTSEPGRGFGLIGMRERAQSVGGCLSAGHRPEGGFEVTTDLPLRPYPSRATAPVPAPAPEQRN
- a CDS encoding MMPL family transporter — encoded protein: MATFLHRLGRLAFRKRWYVIVMWLAVLGAVGVGALKAPGASDEEFSMPGIESQKAFDLMEQRFPGVTADGATARVVFVAPSGEKVTGAENKKAVEETVADLADGSQVASAVDPFRAGAVSKDGTTAYATVTYKVTANDLTDASRTHLEGALHAAQDSGLTVEAGGTAMDEQGGAGGAAEVIGVAIASVVLLVTFGSLAAAGLPLLTALVGVAFSMASVLALSEAFGLSTTTGTLAMMLGLAVGIDYALFVVSRYREERAKGRSPEEATALATGTAGSAVVFAGLTVVIALAGLSVVGIPMLTKMGLAAAGAVVVAVLIALTLVPAVLGCWPNAVLARKARRSGRIEESPADNGGTRWSRFVLRRPLPVLVLGVVGLGALAVPMTDLQLGMPGDEAKSTSTTERRAYDALAEGFGPGFNGPLTIVVDAEGTDDAKGAADTIMKEIGATEGVVSVSPARFNEAGDTAVFSAVPATAPTDEKTKDLVTTIRDERPGLESETGATFEVTGTTALNIDISDKVQSALVPYLLVVVGLAVILLLVVFRSLLVPLKAAAGFLLSVLASLGVVVLVFQQGHGAELLGVEQTGPIMSLMPIFLVGIVFGLAMDYEVFLVSRMREAYVHGDRADEAITSGFRHSARVVAAAALIMIAVFAGFIGESDSMIKMIGFGLASAVLFDAFVVRMAIVPAVLALLGDRAWWLPKWLDRALPHVDVEGEALTRRADTELPAPADTAELEVTRA
- a CDS encoding MazG-like family protein gives rise to the protein MSEHPRHPHAPDDLWRSVTRLYAWLEADQPYGGQEGLLLRMLKLQEEVGEVAQAVIGATGQNPRKGTTHTWDDVQSELCDVVITALVALRTLTPDARAVFDAHLAGVTARSLGPRHG
- a CDS encoding DoxX family protein; amino-acid sequence: MTSFDRRDLGLLLLRLSTGGVLAAHGTQKLFGWFGGHGIEGTGAFMESVGYAPGKASATAAGLAETGGGALLALGLATPAAGAAAAGAMGGAAAIHTPNGFFNTEGGYEYAATLGLAAAGLAVAGPGRLSLDHALRHVVDRGWMVPAALAGTAAVTAVVVGLRNQRVRKEKEGEQEALFEE
- a CDS encoding nuclear transport factor 2 family protein, whose product is MTIAPAKLSDPAVRAFVAAVNAHDEDAFFALLTEDATMSDDGSDRDLADWTDREIFSSHGHIEVQRESAGGRALVANYRNDTWGEMRTAWRFTVSEDGRISRFETGQA
- a CDS encoding aldo/keto reductase; amino-acid sequence: METTSHTSATSHTSTTAETHPQPHTHTRSLGRSGIQVSALGFGCWAIGGEWQDTDGQPLGWGKVDDEESVRAVRRALDLGVTFFDTADTYGAGHSERVLGRALGRRRADVVVATKWGNLFDEATRTRTGQDDTPAHARRALTASLDRLGTDHVDLYQLHLSDAEPERAAELRDSCEEFVREGLIRAYAWSTDDPDRAAVFAEGPHCAAVQHRLNILQDAPELLALCERFELASINRSPLAMGLLTGKHTGGRALEAGDIRSTPPAWLPGFSADGGADPEWLGRVEALREVLTSEGRTLAQGALAWIWARSPRTVPIPGFRSVAQAEENAGALAKGPLTAAQVTEIDRLLGR
- a CDS encoding SDR family oxidoreductase, translating into MNAMRTKIAIVTGAGSGIGRAAAVELLRTGWSVALAGRREDKLAETAAEAGATADTGAGGAGGAGTAARAGAPEALCVRTDVSRPGDVDALLAAVRDRFGRLDLLFNNAGTFGPGGVPVEELDYAAWRHVVDTNLNGAFLCAQAAYRQMKEQDPQGGRIINNGSISAHTPRPHSVAYTATKHALTGLTKSLSLDGRPYGIAVGQIDIGNAATDMTERMPAGVLQANGQLAPEPVMDVADVARTVRHMAELPLEANVQFATVMATAMPYVGRG